The DNA segment CTTCGCAACTGACGCGAGCCAGACGCGTGCGGGCAAGCAAACACTGCTGCCTCAGGTACCACTGCAAGTCAAAGAAGAGAGTCAAGTTCAGTCTCTCGCACCAACAACTACTCTCCTGATCCGTTCCAACTCCATCAAATCCTTCAAGCAAGCAAAATCTCTCTCTGGAAGCTGACCGCTTGACTTCGCTTCCTCCAAGCTGCTCGCAATATCTTCAACGCCTGTCATACGCATTCTTATGACTGTCGCACGATCCGTCTCAGCATTCCAAACTTCAAGTCTCAAAGTCATGCCAGGAAAGGTGCCTCGAAGTCGACTCAGCGCTTGCTCCCCATTATACCATCCTCGGAAGGCCGGCTCGAATCTGAGGATCGGAAGTCTGCCAAGATCGACTTCCATCGCTTTCCATGCAGGGAAAGATGATTGAGAAGTTGACGACGTTCGTCTGGGTGATAAAGCTTCTTCAAGATGATGCATCGTGGGGCCATCCAGTCTCGTGACAGATCCGTTTTGAGGCCAAAGTGGGAGATGAAATCTCACGGTGTTCAAGGTTTGAAGCATGCCTCGAGTTTCCTGTCGGATTTGCTTGCATGCTCGAGTTAAAGCTGAAGACTTGATGATGTCGGAAAGAAGCTTGCTGCCGGAGAATTTGGGAGGCGGGTTGGAGAAGTCGATTGTTATGCTTCCCGATTTGGATGTGAGGGCTAATTCGTAGATGGTCGTGCGAAGCTCTGCGGGTagctgaagaagtcgacaCTCAGGCTGGATACGCGTTAGCCTGGTCCATACTTTGATCGCAACATCCTGCCATACTTGTGCCTCGTAAGTGTCGACATTTACTTCTCGCCGGAGCGGTCGGGATAAGACTTTTCTGGATCGCATGTTGGGTTCGCTGATGAAGTTTCTGAGGCTATTCCACGTGAGGCTGCTTGTGAGATCTGAATCGTAATTTCGAGACGCCACTTCGTAAAGTGAAGACGTGGTGAATATTGACAGTGGCTCAGCTGGTTCGCAAGTTTGGCCTGGTGCCAGGTGACAGCTGCGATGCATTTGTGGTCCTGCCGCCGCAGTTCCGAGCACAGAGACAGCGTCATCGGAAGTCACGACAGCGACCTCTGCACTACAAGAAAcaccttctcttcctttcgaTCAATCTTTCCTGCTCATCTTCACTTGACGACAGGAAAGACAACATGGCACTCCGCACACTTGGCCCcaaggccgctgctgctctcgacgAAGAGCTCATGTCCACTGGCGCCTTCACCCTCGATCAACTCATGGAATTGGCAGGTCTATCCGTGTCACAAGCACTCTATGCACTTTCACCACCTTCCAAGTCGCCCAACGTGCTGATAGCCTGCGGGCCTGGCAACAACGGCGGTGACGGCCTCGTCGCTGCCCGACATCTGCACCACTTTGGCTACAAGCCAACGCTCTACTTTCCCAAGCAAGGCAAAGCAGAAATATACGGCAGACTACGAAAGCAGCTGGAACAGCTCAAAGTGCCTTTCACAGACGACTTCCACTCCGCTTTGGCAAAGTCAGACTACATCATTGACGCCATTTTCGGTTTCAGCTTCAGCGGTGAAGTGAGGGAGCCTTTCCCAGCTGTCATCAAGGCACTTGCAGAGTCGAAGATTCCAGTCTTGGCCATTGATGCACCCTCGAGCTGGAACATCGAAGATGGTCCGCCAGACGAT comes from the Cercospora beticola chromosome 4, complete sequence genome and includes:
- a CDS encoding uncharacterized protein (BUSCO:EOG09264GQZ), encoding MALRTLGPKAAAALDEELMSTGAFTLDQLMELAGLSVSQALYALSPPSKSPNVLIACGPGNNGGDGLVAARHLHHFGYKPTLYFPKQGKAEIYGRLRKQLEQLKVPFTDDFHSALAKSDYIIDAIFGFSFSGEVREPFPAVIKALAESKIPVLAIDAPSSWNIEDGPPDDGPGKGYQPHALISLSAPKPLTKWFKGRHFVGGRFIGKEIAEKYGFDVPPYKGSDQIVEVSTSGEKL